GCGCCAGCAATTGTGCCGACGAGGGGCCAGGTATTGACAGCCCCCAGGCGATTCCGGCCACCAAAACGGGTAACTGTAAGGGTTTAATCATAGGGAATAAAACAAGGGTGAAAGCGGGTTATGGGAGAGAAATAAGCTCGTAGGTATCCGGGGCGTCCGGCCCGTGCCGCACCTCCAGGTTGAGCATGTCGCACAAAATGGGCAGAATTTCGTCGGGCGTCCGGGCTTTAAAGGTGCCGCCCAGGGTGCGCCGGGCCAGGGTGCTGTCCCGAATGACAAACCGCACGCCAAACCGTTCGGTGAGCTGGCTGGCTACTTCCGACATGGTCGTGTTATTAAAGATAAACCGGTGATCTTTCCAGGCGCCGTGCTGACTGACCGGCTGTTGGTGGCGGAGCGTTAACCGGCCCTGCCGGGAAAGATTGACAACGTCGCCCGGCCTGATTACCAGCGGGGGCGCCGTCTGGTCTTTCAAGCGAATCTGCACCTTGCCTTTGTTGAGAACCACCTTGCTGCCCCGGTTGCGGCTGTAGACAATAAACTCCGTACCCAGCACCTGAACTTCCAGGTTGTCGGGCGTGGACACCACAAACCGCCGGTGGTCTTTTGTATGTTTTACCGAAAATTCCGCTTCCCCGGACAGCCAGGCCCGACGATCGGTCTGGCTTAGGTCAAAACGCGGTATTTTCAGGGTTGTGTTCGCATTCAAAACCACCCGGCTTTCGTCCGGAAGGGTAAACGTGCGGATCTCGCCGTAGGAAGTTTCGTAGTGCCGGTAAAGCAATTCGTCCTTGAAAAATAAAGCCGTTCCGCTGCTCAGCAGCAACAACACGGAAGCCGCCAGTCGCCAGATATATCGTCCGGATCTAACTCGCTTTCCCTCAGCCGCTTCATCCAAAAAAGGTGTAGCGGGGTTCTGGCGCTGTTGCAACGATTTGCGGTAAGCGGTTTCCTGATCGGGGAAGAACTGCGGATTGTCCCGTTCCCATTCTTCCAGCCACTGAAAGTAAAGCTCCTGGTTTTCCGGCACTTCCAGCCATTCCTGCACCAGACTTTTCTGCAATGGCGAAGCTTTCCCTTCGAAGACATTGACAA
This Larkinella insperata DNA region includes the following protein-coding sequences:
- a CDS encoding FecR family protein; amino-acid sequence: MKPTLSKQTIVNVFEGKASPLQKSLVQEWLEVPENQELYFQWLEEWERDNPQFFPDQETAYRKSLQQRQNPATPFLDEAAEGKRVRSGRYIWRLAASVLLLLSSGTALFFKDELLYRHYETSYGEIRTFTLPDESRVVLNANTTLKIPRFDLSQTDRRAWLSGEAEFSVKHTKDHRRFVVSTPDNLEVQVLGTEFIVYSRNRGSKVVLNKGKVQIRLKDQTAPPLVIRPGDVVNLSRQGRLTLRHQQPVSQHGAWKDHRFIFNNTTMSEVASQLTERFGVRFVIRDSTLARRTLGGTFKARTPDEILPILCDMLNLEVRHGPDAPDTYELISLP